Proteins from a genomic interval of Kribbella aluminosa:
- a CDS encoding AMP-dependent synthetase/ligase, with the protein MREYTVPAVTEPPTGSLSDPVWANASSHPDTAVFSRRTGSVWTDVTAAEFAQQVTGVAKGLIAAGVKPGERVALLSPTRYEWTLIDYAIWSIGAVTVPIYETSSPAQIQWILTDSEAVVAIVENAAHGAVVDSARAEAPALQEVWQIEAGAVDQLTALGQDVTDAEFDKRRTAVTPADLATLIYTSGTTGRPKGCKISHSNFMDELGPAVKILDNLFDTTGASTLLFLPLAHVFARIIQVGCVMKRVKVGHSADVKNLVEDLGAFKPTFILSVPRVFEKVFNSAAQKAHADGKGKIFDAAAETAIAYSQAQDKGGAGFGLKAKHVLFDKLVYSKLRAVLGGQVQYAVSGGAPLGGKLGHFYRGIGVPVLEGYGLTETTAAVSVNLPDDIRIGTVGRPLPGVTVGVADDGELLFKGGQVMQGYWKNDEATAAAIDADGWFHTGDLGEFDVDGFVRITGRKKEILVTAGGKNVAPTLLEDQIRLHPLVSQCMVVGDGKPFIAALITIDPETIVGWATEHGKPTDVASLTDDPDLIAEVQKAIDDANASVSHAEAIKKFSILPIDWTQESGELSLKLSLRRHVVMKNHTNDVEALYTK; encoded by the coding sequence ATGCGTGAGTACACCGTTCCTGCTGTGACAGAACCGCCCACCGGGAGCCTGAGCGACCCGGTGTGGGCGAACGCGTCCTCCCATCCTGACACCGCGGTCTTCAGCCGCCGTACGGGCTCGGTGTGGACAGATGTCACAGCGGCGGAGTTCGCGCAGCAGGTGACGGGCGTGGCGAAGGGGCTGATCGCGGCCGGGGTCAAGCCCGGCGAGCGGGTCGCGCTGCTGAGCCCGACACGGTACGAGTGGACCCTGATCGACTACGCGATCTGGAGCATCGGCGCGGTCACGGTGCCGATCTACGAGACCTCCTCCCCCGCGCAGATCCAGTGGATCCTGACCGACTCCGAGGCGGTCGTCGCGATCGTCGAGAACGCGGCCCACGGCGCGGTCGTGGACTCCGCGCGGGCCGAGGCGCCGGCACTGCAGGAGGTCTGGCAGATCGAGGCCGGCGCCGTCGACCAGCTGACCGCGCTCGGCCAGGACGTCACCGACGCCGAGTTCGACAAGCGCCGTACCGCGGTCACCCCGGCCGACCTCGCCACGCTGATCTACACCTCGGGTACGACGGGACGCCCGAAGGGCTGCAAGATCAGCCACTCGAACTTCATGGACGAGCTCGGCCCGGCGGTGAAGATCCTCGACAACCTCTTCGACACCACCGGCGCCAGCACGCTGCTGTTCCTGCCGCTGGCGCACGTGTTCGCCCGGATCATCCAGGTCGGCTGTGTGATGAAGCGGGTCAAGGTCGGGCACAGCGCCGACGTGAAGAACCTCGTGGAGGACCTCGGCGCGTTCAAGCCGACGTTCATCCTGAGCGTGCCGCGGGTGTTCGAGAAAGTGTTCAACTCGGCCGCCCAGAAGGCGCACGCGGACGGCAAGGGCAAGATCTTCGACGCCGCCGCCGAGACCGCGATCGCGTACTCGCAGGCGCAGGACAAGGGCGGCGCGGGCTTCGGGCTGAAGGCCAAGCACGTGCTGTTCGACAAGCTCGTCTACAGCAAGCTCCGCGCGGTGCTCGGCGGACAGGTGCAGTACGCCGTGTCCGGCGGCGCCCCGCTCGGCGGCAAGCTCGGCCACTTCTATCGCGGGATCGGCGTACCGGTCCTGGAGGGGTACGGCCTGACCGAGACCACCGCCGCGGTGTCGGTGAACCTGCCCGACGACATCCGCATCGGCACCGTGGGCCGGCCGCTTCCTGGTGTGACGGTCGGTGTCGCGGACGACGGTGAGCTGCTGTTCAAGGGCGGCCAGGTGATGCAGGGGTACTGGAAGAACGACGAGGCGACCGCGGCGGCGATCGACGCGGACGGCTGGTTCCACACCGGCGACCTGGGCGAGTTCGACGTCGACGGGTTCGTCCGGATCACCGGCCGGAAGAAGGAGATCCTGGTGACGGCCGGCGGCAAGAACGTCGCCCCGACGCTGCTCGAGGACCAGATCCGGCTGCACCCGCTGGTCAGCCAGTGCATGGTGGTCGGCGACGGCAAACCGTTCATCGCGGCGCTGATCACGATCGACCCGGAGACCATCGTCGGTTGGGCGACCGAGCACGGGAAGCCGACCGACGTCGCGTCGCTGACCGACGACCCGGACCTGATCGCCGAAGTACAGAAGGCGATCGACGACGCGAACGCCTCCGTCTCCCACGCCGAGGCGATCAAGAAGTTCTCGATCCTCCCGATCGACTGGACCCAGGAGTCCGGCGAACTCTCCCTGAAACTCTCCCTCCGCCGCCACGTGGTCATGAAAAACCACACCAACGACGTCGAAGCGCTGTACACGAAGTAG
- a CDS encoding SRPBCC family protein yields the protein MAEQTTSTIQVNATPKEIMAVIADFAAYPEWADSMRETEVLSTDEAGRPNKVRFKVDAGAISDEYTLAYVWSRNEVTWTLVEAKMVKGMDGAYVLRDLGAEGTEVTYRLAVDVAIPMIGMLKRKAEKVIIDTALKGLKKRVES from the coding sequence ATGGCGGAACAGACCACCTCGACCATCCAGGTGAACGCGACCCCCAAGGAAATCATGGCGGTCATCGCGGACTTCGCGGCGTACCCGGAGTGGGCCGACTCGATGCGGGAGACCGAGGTGCTGTCCACCGACGAGGCGGGCCGGCCGAACAAGGTGCGGTTCAAGGTCGACGCGGGGGCGATCTCCGACGAGTACACGCTGGCCTACGTCTGGTCCCGCAACGAGGTGACCTGGACGCTGGTCGAGGCGAAGATGGTGAAGGGGATGGACGGGGCCTACGTGCTCCGCGATCTGGGTGCGGAGGGGACCGAGGTGACGTACCGGCTGGCCGTCGACGTGGCGATCCCGATGATCGGCATGCTCAAGCGGAAGGCCGAGAAGGTCATCATCGACACGGCTCTCAAGGGCCTGAAGAAGCGCGTCGAGTCGTAA
- a CDS encoding ArsA family ATPase yields the protein MPLPLASADELELARHGDELIITVGSYRRVLPLPAALARGVVAGARLDEGRLQVRFAPKEASRPAVPADVPSGAGPLESAQELAQGLTAEYHEQLARREAAIGDGR from the coding sequence ATGCCGTTGCCGCTGGCATCCGCCGACGAGCTGGAGCTCGCGCGGCACGGGGACGAGTTGATCATCACCGTCGGGTCGTACCGGCGGGTGCTGCCGCTGCCGGCCGCACTGGCGCGCGGTGTGGTCGCGGGCGCGCGGCTGGACGAGGGACGGCTGCAGGTCCGGTTCGCGCCGAAGGAGGCTTCGCGTCCAGCGGTGCCCGCCGATGTGCCGAGTGGTGCTGGTCCGTTGGAGTCCGCGCAGGAGCTGGCGCAGGGGCTGACGGCGGAGTACCACGAGCAGCTCGCGCGACGGGAAGCGGCGATCGGGGACGGCCGGTGA
- a CDS encoding ROK family glucokinase: MGLTIGIDVGGTKIAAGVVDEQGTIIARTHRDTPADSVDATAQAICDAAAELIAAHDVEAVGIGAAGFVSSDRSTVLFAPNLAWRDEPLGARVAEQLKIPVVVENDANAAAWGEFAFGAAKDAEHMICITVGTGIGGGVVIGGQLLRGAHGVAAELGHMRVVPGGHRCGCGARGCLEQYASGTALVREGRARAESGSLGAAQMLSVCGITDPAELTGPMITEAALKGDPCAVELLEDLGRWLGEGLASLATMFDPSQIVIGGGVSAAKDLLMKSAQQAFEKNLPAKSNRPHASFGLAELGNDAGLIGAADLARQPAPAPEKHR; encoded by the coding sequence ATGGGACTGACGATCGGCATCGATGTCGGCGGTACGAAGATCGCGGCCGGCGTGGTCGACGAGCAGGGCACGATCATCGCGCGCACGCATCGTGACACCCCGGCGGACTCGGTCGACGCGACCGCCCAGGCGATCTGCGACGCGGCCGCCGAGCTGATCGCCGCGCACGACGTCGAGGCGGTCGGGATCGGCGCCGCCGGTTTCGTCTCGTCGGACCGCTCGACCGTGCTGTTCGCGCCGAACCTGGCCTGGCGGGACGAGCCGCTCGGCGCCCGGGTCGCCGAGCAGCTGAAGATCCCGGTCGTGGTCGAGAACGACGCGAACGCGGCCGCCTGGGGCGAGTTCGCGTTCGGCGCCGCGAAGGACGCCGAGCACATGATCTGCATCACGGTCGGCACCGGCATCGGCGGCGGCGTGGTGATCGGCGGCCAGCTGCTGCGCGGCGCCCACGGTGTCGCGGCCGAGCTCGGCCACATGCGCGTCGTACCCGGTGGGCACCGGTGCGGGTGCGGTGCCCGCGGCTGCCTGGAGCAGTACGCGTCCGGTACGGCGCTGGTCCGCGAGGGCCGGGCCCGCGCGGAGTCGGGGTCGCTCGGGGCGGCGCAGATGCTGAGCGTGTGCGGGATCACCGACCCGGCGGAGCTGACCGGGCCGATGATCACCGAGGCCGCGCTGAAGGGCGACCCGTGCGCGGTCGAGCTGCTCGAGGACCTCGGCCGCTGGCTCGGCGAGGGGCTGGCCAGCCTGGCGACGATGTTCGACCCGAGCCAGATCGTGATCGGCGGCGGCGTGAGCGCGGCGAAGGACCTGCTGATGAAGTCCGCGCAGCAGGCGTTCGAGAAGAACCTGCCGGCCAAGTCGAACCGCCCGCACGCGAGCTTCGGGCTCGCCGAGCTGGGCAACGATGCCGGGCTGATCGGCGCCGCCGACCTGGCCCGGCAACCGGCCCCGGCGCCGGAAAAGCACCGATGA
- a CDS encoding ROK family glucokinase has protein sequence MALTQALTIGIDIGGTKVAAGVVDPEGNILDRLRRDTPTKDPKETEDAIADIVHDLESRHDVIAVGIGAAGFVDGTRSSVLFAPHLAWRHEPLRDAVERRLGLPVVVENDANAAAWSEWRFGGGQGESHLVCVTLGTGIGGAILNDGALQRGKFGIAGEFGHMQVVPGGHRCECGNRGCWEQYASGNSLTREARELALSGSPVAHNLLRAAAGDPRKINGPMVTELAKDGDPVAVELLEDVGRWLGIGLANLAAALDPGTFVIGGGVSDAGELLLAPAREAFKRTLTGRGFRPEARIVRAVLGPEAGMVGAADLAREEATWLRRVRVKTTAVTAKTAAARSTRLERAARKSAARRTGMRADADLHHADVNGDPDA, from the coding sequence GTGGCTCTGACGCAGGCTTTGACGATCGGCATCGACATCGGCGGCACCAAGGTGGCCGCCGGGGTGGTCGACCCGGAGGGCAACATCCTCGACCGGCTGCGCCGGGACACCCCGACGAAGGACCCGAAGGAGACCGAGGACGCGATCGCGGACATCGTCCACGACCTGGAGTCCCGGCACGACGTGATTGCCGTCGGCATCGGCGCGGCCGGGTTCGTCGACGGGACCCGGTCCTCGGTGCTGTTCGCGCCGCACCTCGCCTGGCGGCACGAGCCGCTGCGGGACGCGGTCGAGCGCCGGCTCGGGCTGCCGGTCGTGGTGGAGAACGACGCGAACGCGGCGGCCTGGTCCGAGTGGCGGTTCGGCGGCGGCCAGGGCGAGAGCCACCTGGTCTGCGTCACGCTCGGCACCGGGATCGGCGGCGCGATCCTGAACGACGGCGCCTTGCAGCGTGGGAAGTTCGGCATCGCGGGCGAGTTCGGGCACATGCAGGTGGTGCCCGGCGGCCACCGTTGCGAGTGCGGGAACCGCGGCTGCTGGGAGCAGTACGCGTCCGGCAACTCGCTCACCCGGGAGGCGCGGGAGCTGGCGCTGTCCGGTTCGCCGGTCGCGCACAACCTGCTGCGCGCGGCCGCCGGCGACCCGCGGAAGATCAACGGCCCGATGGTGACCGAGCTGGCCAAGGACGGCGACCCGGTCGCGGTCGAGCTGCTCGAGGACGTCGGCCGCTGGCTCGGCATCGGCCTCGCGAACCTCGCCGCCGCGCTGGACCCCGGTACGTTCGTGATCGGCGGCGGCGTGTCCGACGCGGGCGAGCTGCTGCTGGCGCCGGCACGGGAGGCGTTCAAGCGGACGCTGACCGGCCGCGGGTTCCGTCCCGAGGCCCGGATCGTGCGCGCGGTGCTCGGCCCGGAGGCGGGGATGGTCGGCGCGGCCGACCTGGCGCGCGAGGAGGCGACCTGGCTGCGCCGGGTCCGGGTGAAGACCACGGCGGTGACGGCGAAGACGGCCGCGGCGCGCTCGACCCGGTTGGAGCGGGCCGCCCGCAAGTCCGCGGCCCGGCGTACCGGAATGCGCGCGGACGCCGACCTGCACCACGCCGACGTGAACGGCGACCCCGACGCATGA
- a CDS encoding endonuclease/exonuclease/phosphatase family protein translates to MSLRVLSYNVHRYGDDHEALARVVRACAPHVAMLQEAPTWLGTRRTRQVMADSLGLRYVGWSSRNAILVAEGIELKELRRRRVWRPFFRRYPRPRMIATQLPGGTIGASLTVEGVDLALVVCHLGLQKRGRQHEIEQILTLCKSFGLPYLLAGDLNEVPDEPVWRRLAAEGLTDLGSDAGPTFNSSTPDRRIDAAQLSPQLTGRLLPIPAAPADLAAATDHLPLLIELKPGTPVR, encoded by the coding sequence ATGAGCCTGCGGGTCCTCTCGTACAACGTGCACCGGTATGGCGATGACCACGAGGCGTTGGCCCGGGTGGTTCGCGCCTGCGCACCGCACGTCGCGATGCTGCAGGAGGCGCCGACCTGGCTGGGAACGCGGCGCACGCGTCAGGTGATGGCCGACTCGCTCGGTCTTCGGTACGTCGGGTGGTCGTCGCGCAACGCGATCCTGGTTGCCGAGGGCATCGAGCTGAAGGAGCTCCGGCGGCGGCGGGTGTGGCGCCCCTTCTTCCGGCGCTACCCCAGGCCGCGAATGATCGCGACCCAGCTGCCAGGTGGAACGATCGGCGCCAGCCTCACCGTCGAGGGCGTCGATCTGGCGCTCGTGGTCTGTCACCTCGGCCTGCAGAAGCGCGGCCGCCAGCACGAGATCGAGCAGATCCTGACGCTCTGTAAGTCATTCGGTCTTCCCTACCTCCTGGCGGGTGACCTCAACGAAGTACCGGACGAACCGGTCTGGCGCCGACTGGCAGCAGAAGGCCTGACGGACCTGGGCAGCGACGCAGGCCCGACCTTCAACTCCAGCACTCCGGACAGGCGCATCGACGCCGCCCAACTGTCCCCCCAGCTGACCGGCCGCCTCCTCCCCATCCCCGCGGCTCCCGCCGACCTGGCCGCCGCCACCGACCACCTACCCCTCCTGATCGAACTCAAGCCCGGAACTCCAGTCCGGTGA
- a CDS encoding enoyl-CoA hydratase-related protein, with translation MTELVQLAVSDGVATITLDSPHNKNALSQQLTGELLAHLETAGADDAVRVIVVRSALEVFCSGADLSEATTVGMGVGAQRMVDVQRAIVANPKPVVARVAGPVRAGGIGIVAAADISVAGESATFALTEVRLGLAAATISLTVLPRLTDRAAAYTFLTGNSFDAMEASRLGLLTLTVPDADLDEALSTVLTSLLKGAPQGLRETKKLLNRTLLADIDTRGKDLAALSASLFGSPAAQEAMLAFLTRKKK, from the coding sequence ATGACCGAACTCGTGCAGCTGGCGGTGTCCGACGGTGTGGCGACGATCACGTTGGACTCGCCGCACAACAAGAACGCGTTGTCGCAGCAGTTGACCGGTGAACTGCTGGCGCACCTGGAGACGGCCGGTGCGGACGACGCCGTACGGGTGATCGTGGTTCGGTCGGCGCTGGAGGTGTTCTGTTCGGGGGCCGACCTGTCCGAGGCGACGACGGTCGGGATGGGAGTCGGCGCGCAGCGGATGGTGGACGTCCAGCGGGCGATTGTCGCGAACCCGAAACCGGTGGTGGCGCGGGTGGCGGGTCCGGTCCGCGCGGGCGGGATCGGCATCGTGGCGGCGGCCGACATCAGCGTGGCCGGGGAGAGCGCGACGTTCGCGCTGACCGAAGTACGGCTGGGGCTGGCGGCGGCGACGATCTCGCTGACCGTACTCCCCCGCCTCACCGACCGCGCCGCGGCGTACACGTTCCTGACCGGCAACAGCTTCGACGCCATGGAGGCCTCACGCCTCGGTCTCCTCACGCTGACCGTCCCCGACGCCGACCTCGACGAGGCGCTGAGCACGGTCCTCACTTCCCTCCTGAAGGGCGCTCCCCAGGGCCTCCGCGAAACCAAGAAGCTCCTCAACCGCACCCTCCTCGCCGACATCGACACCCGCGGCAAAGACCTCGCCGCCCTGTCCGCCTCACTCTTCGGCTCCCCTGCCGCCCAGGAAGCAATGCTCGCCTTCCTGACCCGCAAGAAGAAGTAA
- a CDS encoding YybH family protein, which translates to MTEDFATFLRRFEEANSAFVNGDPSLWLPLVSRSEHTSIFGGFGGQEVGWSEIGPRYEWASAQFHDTGNPVDFEYLDSHVGTDTAYTVAIERCRVHHVTQPAPVPHVLRATMIFRIEDGEWKITHRHADPLNPTAAPPA; encoded by the coding sequence ATGACCGAGGACTTCGCAACATTCCTGCGCCGCTTCGAGGAGGCCAACAGCGCGTTCGTGAACGGCGACCCGTCGTTGTGGCTGCCGTTGGTGTCGCGAAGCGAGCACACCTCGATCTTCGGCGGATTCGGCGGCCAGGAGGTCGGCTGGTCCGAGATCGGGCCGCGGTACGAGTGGGCGTCGGCGCAGTTCCACGACACCGGGAACCCGGTGGACTTCGAGTACCTGGACAGCCACGTCGGCACGGACACGGCGTACACGGTCGCGATCGAACGCTGCAGGGTGCACCACGTCACCCAGCCGGCGCCGGTCCCGCACGTACTCCGCGCCACGATGATCTTCCGCATCGAGGACGGCGAGTGGAAGATCACCCACCGGCACGCGGACCCACTGAACCCGACGGCGGCACCGCCGGCCTGA